One genomic segment of Actinopolymorpha sp. NPDC004070 includes these proteins:
- a CDS encoding TlpA disulfide reductase family protein, with amino-acid sequence MGSRSPKHSRGVRSRALAAATALALLGVVGLAGCSGDGSDGGGEGGDGSRSTNATTRFVSGSGTVTTMPPGERRRAPVVSGTTLDGKRVALADYRGKVVVLNVWGSWCAPCRKEAPDLAAAARALQAKGVEFLGINTRDVSRQPAQAFVRTFDVPYPSIYDPNGDQLLGFRATLPPSAIPSTLVIDKQGRVAARVLGNVSRRTLEQITSDVTGLR; translated from the coding sequence ATGGGTTCGAGGTCACCGAAGCATTCGCGGGGCGTACGGTCGCGTGCGCTCGCCGCGGCGACGGCGCTCGCCCTTCTGGGCGTGGTCGGGCTCGCCGGGTGTTCCGGTGACGGTTCCGACGGCGGCGGTGAGGGCGGCGACGGTTCGCGTTCGACCAACGCCACCACGAGGTTCGTCTCCGGCAGCGGCACTGTCACCACCATGCCGCCGGGCGAACGCCGGCGAGCACCCGTGGTGTCCGGCACCACGCTGGACGGCAAGCGGGTGGCGCTGGCCGACTACCGCGGCAAGGTCGTCGTGCTGAACGTCTGGGGCTCCTGGTGCGCGCCCTGCCGCAAGGAGGCGCCCGACCTCGCCGCCGCCGCCCGCGCCCTGCAGGCCAAGGGCGTGGAGTTCCTCGGCATCAACACCCGCGACGTCTCCCGCCAACCGGCACAGGCGTTCGTGCGTACCTTCGACGTGCCGTACCCGAGCATCTACGACCCGAACGGCGACCAGCTGCTGGGATTCCGGGCGACGCTGCCGCCGAGCGCGATCCCCTCGACGCTGGTGATCGACAAGCAGGGCCGGGTCGCCGCCCGGGTGCTGGGCAACGTCAGCCGCCGCACCCTCGAGCAGATCACCTCCGACGTGACGGGGCTGCGGTGA
- a CDS encoding cytochrome c biogenesis protein CcdA, producing MGDGFARTALHGSLMLAIPIAALAGLVSFLSPCVLPLVPGYLSYVTGLTGADLASARRGRMLAGALLFVLGFAAVFVSIGAVFGVVGNFLAVNAGLLTRILGVVAILLGLAFVGLVPWLQRDVRVHKVPAVGLAAAPLLGVLFGLGWTPCVGPTLGVAATLAMNEGTAGRGSLLMLAYALGLGVPFVLVALGFRRVLGGLSWVRRHHVWVTRAGGALLILVGLAMVTGVWDAVIGPLRQWAGNFLTVV from the coding sequence GTGGGTGACGGCTTCGCGCGGACGGCGCTGCACGGCTCGCTGATGCTGGCGATCCCGATCGCGGCGCTGGCCGGTCTGGTGTCGTTCCTGTCCCCGTGCGTGCTGCCGCTGGTGCCCGGCTACCTGTCCTACGTCACCGGGCTCACCGGCGCCGACCTGGCTTCGGCGCGGCGGGGGCGGATGCTGGCCGGTGCGTTGTTGTTCGTCCTCGGCTTCGCGGCGGTGTTCGTCTCCATCGGCGCGGTCTTCGGCGTGGTGGGCAACTTCCTCGCTGTCAACGCCGGCTTGCTCACTCGGATCCTCGGCGTGGTGGCGATCCTGCTCGGGCTGGCGTTCGTCGGTCTCGTGCCCTGGCTGCAGCGCGACGTGCGGGTGCACAAGGTGCCGGCGGTCGGGCTGGCCGCGGCGCCGCTGCTCGGCGTGCTGTTCGGTCTGGGCTGGACGCCGTGCGTCGGCCCCACGCTCGGGGTGGCGGCGACGCTCGCGATGAACGAGGGGACCGCCGGGCGCGGCTCGCTGCTGATGCTCGCGTACGCGCTCGGCCTGGGCGTGCCGTTCGTCCTGGTGGCGCTCGGTTTCCGCCGGGTGCTGGGCGGACTGTCCTGGGTGCGCCGCCACCACGTGTGGGTGACCCGCGCCGGTGGCGCGCTGCTGATCCTGGTCGGCCTGGCCATGGTCACCGGGGTCTGGGACGCCGTGATCGGCCCGCTGCGGCAGTGGGCCGGGAATTTCTTGACGGTGGTGTAG
- a CDS encoding cytochrome c biogenesis protein ResB: MASTQQRERETSAPKDAPPLGPWELARWVWRQLTSMRTALILLFLLAVASIPGTLIPQRRINPVTVAEFIRNNPGLSRWYERFGLFDVFGSPWFGAIYLLLLVSLLGCILPRTLAHWRLIRSRPPVAPRRLERLSVHRSWTTDTPPEQVLAAARERLRAARYRVVADEGSGSAGPAGPAGSSLSAERGYLREVGNLLFHMAIVVVLVGVAIGSLFGFRGTVLVVVGNGFANTVTQYDGYQSGGLFKESQLAPFSFTVKSFKVKFATNGEESGSPRSFDAALAYTPRPGASTRDYHLRINHPLHVDGTDIHLSGHGYAPRFTVRDGTGKVAFSGPVPFLPQDSNFSSTGVVKVPDARPRQFGFEGFFLPTGMVDQQRGPISAFPDALRPMVFLTGYSGNLGLDEGVPQSVYSLDKTRLTQLKGGDGPWRKSLEPGQTASLPGGGSIRFDGYTRWVNLQISSNPGAPVALVGAVLALAGLLLSLVVRRRRVWVRVASDNGRTVVAIAGMDKGERLSSRAPGVARVAPDEGDRAEREGRPGSAGAADDETRDLAVEIDRIAAGLPGRAAPAGEET, translated from the coding sequence ATGGCCTCGACACAGCAACGCGAACGCGAGACGTCGGCGCCCAAGGACGCCCCGCCGCTGGGCCCGTGGGAGCTCGCCCGCTGGGTGTGGCGGCAGCTGACGTCCATGCGTACCGCCCTCATCCTGTTGTTCCTGCTGGCGGTGGCGTCCATCCCCGGCACGCTCATCCCGCAGCGCCGGATCAACCCGGTGACGGTGGCGGAGTTCATCCGCAACAACCCCGGACTGTCCCGGTGGTACGAACGCTTCGGGCTGTTCGACGTGTTCGGCTCGCCGTGGTTCGGCGCGATCTACCTGCTGTTGCTGGTGTCCCTGCTCGGCTGCATCCTGCCGCGCACGCTGGCCCACTGGCGGCTGATCCGGTCCCGGCCGCCGGTCGCGCCGCGCCGGCTGGAACGCCTGTCGGTGCATCGGTCCTGGACCACCGACACCCCGCCGGAGCAGGTCCTCGCGGCGGCCCGGGAACGCCTGCGCGCGGCGCGGTACCGCGTGGTGGCCGACGAGGGGTCTGGGTCCGCCGGTCCGGCAGGACCGGCTGGGTCATCGTTGTCCGCCGAACGCGGCTACCTGCGCGAGGTCGGCAACCTGCTCTTCCACATGGCGATCGTGGTGGTGCTGGTCGGCGTGGCCATCGGCAGCTTGTTCGGCTTCCGCGGCACCGTGCTGGTCGTCGTCGGCAACGGCTTCGCCAACACCGTGACGCAGTACGACGGCTACCAGAGCGGCGGGCTGTTCAAGGAGAGCCAGCTGGCGCCGTTCTCGTTCACCGTGAAGAGCTTCAAGGTGAAGTTCGCCACCAACGGCGAGGAGAGCGGGTCGCCGCGGTCGTTCGACGCGGCGCTGGCGTACACCCCGCGACCGGGCGCCTCCACCCGCGACTACCACCTGCGGATCAACCACCCCCTGCACGTGGACGGTACGGACATCCACCTGAGCGGGCACGGGTACGCCCCCCGCTTCACCGTCCGGGACGGCACCGGCAAGGTGGCGTTCTCCGGCCCGGTGCCGTTCCTGCCGCAGGACTCGAACTTCTCCTCCACCGGCGTGGTGAAGGTGCCCGACGCCCGGCCGAGGCAGTTCGGCTTCGAGGGGTTCTTCCTGCCGACGGGGATGGTCGACCAGCAGCGCGGGCCGATCTCGGCGTTCCCGGACGCGTTGCGGCCGATGGTGTTCCTCACCGGCTACTCCGGCAACCTCGGCCTCGACGAGGGTGTGCCGCAGTCGGTGTACAGCCTGGACAAGACCCGGCTGACCCAGCTCAAGGGCGGGGACGGCCCGTGGCGCAAGTCGCTGGAGCCGGGGCAGACCGCCTCGCTACCCGGCGGCGGCAGCATCCGTTTCGACGGCTACACCCGCTGGGTCAACCTCCAGATCAGCAGCAACCCCGGCGCGCCGGTGGCGCTGGTGGGCGCGGTGCTCGCCCTGGCCGGGTTGCTACTATCCCTTGTAGTACGTCGCCGCCGGGTGTGGGTGCGGGTCGCCTCGGACAACGGGCGTACCGTGGTCGCGATCGCCGGCATGGACAAGGGCGAACGGCTCAGCTCCCGCGCACCGGGCGTGGCCCGGGTGGCTCCCGACGAGGGAGACCGCGCGGAGCGGGAGGGGCGGCCCGGCTCGGCCGGCGCCGCTGACGACGAGACGCGCGACCTCGCCGTCGAGATCGACAGAATTGCCGCGGGCCTTCCCGGCCGCGCGGCCCCGGCCGGGGAGGAGACGTGA